The Methanothrix soehngenii GP6 genome has a window encoding:
- a CDS encoding sodium:solute symporter family transporter — protein MIGQNTALVVMVLYLLLLFAIARFSDNRKLEGKSIVSNPYVYALSLSVYVSAWTFYGSIGRAASTGLEFLPIYLGPVLAMTLGWVLIRKMVRVSKEYRLTSISDFLSFRYGRSYAIGAVVALLSLVMVTPYVALQLIAISTSLETLAESHTLLSFSWESTLVVALLLGIFAMIFGARQLDPMERHEGLIAVVAFESLVKLVAFLMIGLFVAYGIFGGYGDIFSQMAEQARSNPNYSNLMDVEYPLWFSLTLVSFFAILFLPRQFHVMVVENSEVGHLKKAMWLFPLYLLLINLFVPAIAWGGLLLNTPGLKDSFIITIPYSHNQDLLSLLVFIGGTSAATAMILVESVAVGTMLLNDLELPYILRHIKKQKNLADALLNTRRLNILLVVLLGYLFSHVAAYQILADIGIVSFLAASQLAPAALGGLYWRGGNRKGAMAGLVSGFLLWSYTALIPTMAGDDGMLSSLVRDGAFGLSFLRPTDLFGLGLDQWTNSVFWTLLVNTSLYILVSLLTKPSLEEESIAKSFIYGAEKAMAQGEELPVEPRAMLYGTISEIETTLAKYIGEERANRQVDLYLRQLGATRETVSPRQLQELWNQFEKTLTGSVGPSATRMIVEEQVPVKPVVEEKKETLPTYDLTRGRIYIVPDIAYEVFTDQITHGVEGLCITHSSPEEVRLRWGFKETPIIKLSDEKRSDRYISPRNLPLLFITIKSFVDSSRNSIVLIDSIEKLVNENMFKVPEREMLDFVYQMELLGKRTHLILAEGEDFVHMELNSSVNEAKELLFTLGPLSEYLFRLFSDTMLSALNEGVRREVVMKANELIAAGGFFEVAPKRDRPSDEAGPACEPDMQDALTAIPSLNIRPGLVLTRHSFFLALRRLDRIIRTFDPTFDIKDTLAEIMKSYGRSPFEVSLIPGTTYIVEEEKPKKSLEVFSELVAHGMEGLCLSRHNPETLQERFSIPPETVIWLTQKSEPGYRTVDPTNFPRLSGMISEFLDQANYPIILLEGMGYLITQSNYETVLRFVQFQRDEIAMKNAIMLIHIDPLSLDTKELHRLASEMEPFRG, from the coding sequence TTGATAGGCCAGAATACCGCTCTTGTGGTTATGGTGCTCTATCTGCTCCTTCTTTTCGCAATAGCTAGGTTCTCAGATAATAGAAAGCTAGAGGGCAAGAGCATCGTCAGCAATCCCTATGTCTATGCCCTCTCCCTATCCGTATATGTCTCAGCATGGACCTTTTACGGCTCCATAGGAAGAGCAGCATCTACCGGCCTGGAATTTTTGCCTATATATTTAGGGCCCGTCCTGGCTATGACATTGGGCTGGGTGCTCATCAGAAAGATGGTTCGCGTATCCAAGGAGTACCGCCTCACCTCCATCAGCGATTTCTTGAGCTTTCGCTACGGCAGGAGCTATGCCATCGGCGCAGTGGTTGCTCTGCTCAGCCTGGTCATGGTAACCCCTTATGTGGCTTTGCAGCTGATAGCCATCTCCACCTCATTAGAGACTCTGGCCGAATCCCATACCCTCCTGAGCTTCTCCTGGGAGAGCACCCTGGTGGTGGCCCTCCTCCTGGGCATATTCGCCATGATCTTCGGCGCCCGCCAGCTAGACCCCATGGAGCGGCATGAGGGGCTGATTGCTGTGGTGGCCTTCGAATCCCTGGTGAAGCTGGTGGCTTTTCTGATGATAGGGCTATTCGTTGCCTATGGAATCTTTGGAGGCTATGGGGATATCTTCAGCCAGATGGCTGAACAGGCTCGTAGTAATCCGAATTATTCCAACCTCATGGACGTGGAGTATCCTCTTTGGTTCTCCCTGACCCTCGTGTCCTTTTTTGCCATATTATTCTTGCCCAGACAGTTTCATGTCATGGTTGTGGAGAACTCAGAAGTGGGCCATCTGAAAAAGGCGATGTGGCTCTTCCCCCTCTACCTCCTGCTGATCAACCTTTTCGTTCCGGCCATCGCCTGGGGCGGGTTGCTCCTCAATACCCCCGGCCTCAAGGACTCCTTCATAATAACCATACCTTATAGCCACAATCAAGACCTTCTATCTCTTTTGGTCTTCATAGGAGGGACATCGGCAGCCACTGCCATGATCCTAGTCGAGTCCGTGGCCGTCGGCACGATGCTGCTCAACGACCTGGAGCTCCCCTATATTCTGCGCCATATTAAAAAGCAGAAGAACCTGGCCGATGCACTCCTCAACACCAGAAGGCTGAATATACTCCTGGTTGTCCTATTAGGATACCTCTTCTCCCATGTTGCTGCCTATCAGATACTGGCAGATATCGGAATCGTCTCATTTCTCGCTGCCAGTCAGCTGGCGCCAGCTGCTCTCGGAGGCCTTTATTGGAGAGGAGGAAACCGAAAAGGAGCTATGGCAGGTCTCGTTTCAGGATTTCTGCTCTGGTCCTACACCGCCTTGATACCCACCATGGCCGGGGACGATGGCATGCTCTCAAGCCTGGTTAGAGATGGAGCCTTCGGCCTGTCTTTCCTCAGACCCACAGACCTATTCGGCCTCGGCCTTGACCAGTGGACCAACTCCGTATTCTGGACGCTGCTGGTCAACACCAGCCTTTACATCCTCGTATCCCTTCTCACTAAGCCCAGTCTCGAGGAGGAAAGCATCGCTAAATCATTCATATACGGTGCAGAAAAAGCGATGGCACAGGGCGAGGAGCTGCCAGTTGAGCCCCGAGCTATGCTTTATGGGACAATAAGCGAGATCGAGACGACCCTTGCAAAGTATATAGGAGAGGAAAGAGCAAATCGTCAGGTCGATCTATATCTGAGGCAACTGGGAGCGACCAGAGAGACGGTTAGCCCCAGGCAACTTCAGGAGCTTTGGAACCAGTTCGAAAAGACCCTCACCGGGTCAGTAGGACCTTCTGCCACCAGAATGATTGTAGAGGAACAGGTTCCCGTTAAGCCAGTGGTGGAAGAGAAGAAGGAGACCCTTCCCACCTATGATCTGACGAGGGGAAGGATATACATAGTGCCTGATATCGCTTATGAGGTCTTCACCGACCAGATCACCCACGGTGTAGAAGGGCTGTGTATCACCCACTCCTCCCCGGAGGAGGTCAGGCTCCGCTGGGGATTCAAGGAGACGCCCATCATCAAGCTGAGCGACGAGAAGAGAAGCGATCGATACATCTCACCCCGAAATCTGCCCCTCCTATTCATAACCATAAAATCGTTCGTCGACTCCAGCAGAAACAGCATTGTGCTCATCGACAGCATAGAAAAGCTGGTGAATGAGAACATGTTCAAGGTTCCAGAGAGGGAGATGCTGGACTTCGTCTATCAGATGGAGCTGCTGGGAAAAAGGACTCATCTGATCCTGGCTGAGGGAGAGGATTTCGTCCATATGGAACTGAATTCCAGCGTCAATGAGGCAAAGGAGCTATTGTTCACCCTGGGTCCCCTCTCAGAGTACCTCTTTCGGCTCTTCTCAGATACGATGCTCTCCGCACTGAATGAAGGGGTGAGAAGAGAGGTGGTCATGAAAGCCAATGAACTTATTGCAGCAGGCGGATTCTTTGAGGTGGCTCCAAAGAGAGATCGGCCCTCTGACGAAGCCGGGCCGGCCTGCGAGCCAGATATGCAGGATGCTCTGACCGCCATTCCCAGTTTGAATATCAGACCAGGACTGGTTCTGACCAGGCATAGCTTTTTCCTCGCTTTAAGGAGGCTGGACAGAATCATCAGAACATTTGATCCCACCTTCGATATCAAGGATACATTGGCTGAGATCATGAAGAGCTATGGAAGGAGCCCATTTGAGGTATCGCTTATCCCAGGGACCACGTATATCGTAGAGGAGGAGAAGCCCAAAAAGAGCCTGGAGGTATTCAGCGAGCTGGTAGCTCATGGAATGGAAGGGTTATGCCTCAGCCGACACAATCCCGAGACTCTGCAAGAGAGATTCAGCATACCTCCGGAGACTGTGATATGGCTGACTCAAAAGAGCGAACCAGGATACAGAACGGTGGACCCCACGAACTTTCCCAGGTTGAGCGGCATGATCTCCGAATTCCTCGACCAGGCCAACTATCCAATCATCCTCCTGGAAGGCATGGGCTACCTGATCACCCAGAGCAACTATGAGACTGTGCTCCGGTTCGTTCAATTCCAGAGAGATGAGATTGCCATGAAGAACGCAATAATGCTGATCCACATTGATCCGTTATCCTTGGATACAAAAGAGCTCCACCGTCTGGCAAGCGAGATGGAGCCGTTCAGAGGCTGA
- a CDS encoding pro-sigmaK processing inhibitor BofA family protein — translation MIEVGIVLLAVVLIFGAFLLLRSLKNFVINAIAGLFILFLANQFISADIGYSWLVILICGIGGAVGAILLLALHFIGLGI, via the coding sequence ATGATCGAAGTTGGAATAGTCTTGCTGGCGGTCGTTCTCATATTCGGAGCCTTTCTTTTGCTGAGGTCCCTTAAAAATTTCGTCATAAACGCAATCGCCGGCCTCTTTATTCTTTTCCTGGCCAATCAGTTCATCAGCGCGGATATCGGCTATAGCTGGCTGGTCATACTGATTTGCGGAATCGGCGGGGCAGTTGGAGCAATCCTCTTGTTAGCCCTTCATTTCATAGGATTAGGCATCTAG
- a CDS encoding ORC1-type DNA replication protein, producing the protein MVPISRGLFADLLAQGEIFQSRDILRPTYTPSKLPHREEQINNLASILVPALRGETPSNVLIYGKTGTGKTAVAKYVGKELEEASFEDMKCVVIYINCEVVDTQYRILAHLARHFDRDIPMTGWPTDQVYAEFRNALDEEKQVVVIMLDEVDKLVRKGDDVLYNLSRVNSDLLRSRVSIIGISNDLKFTEFLDPRVKSSLGEDEIIFPPYDAEQIREILEQRANVAFCSGSLQESVIPLCAAFAAQEHGDARRALDLLRISGELAERARSTVVTEVHVRQARDKIEQDRVEEVIKTLPTQSKLVLYSIILLEEQGTRNITTSAVYNMYKQLCPLVETDFLTHRRITDLIAELDMLGILHTIVISKGRYGRTKEITLSVYSGKLKSILQQDYRLKDLTNVTVPQQARLGL; encoded by the coding sequence TTGGTACCTATATCCAGAGGGTTATTTGCTGATTTATTGGCGCAAGGGGAGATATTTCAATCCAGAGACATCCTGCGTCCTACATATACACCATCCAAACTGCCTCACAGAGAAGAGCAGATCAATAACCTTGCATCGATTCTGGTCCCAGCTCTGAGAGGTGAGACGCCCTCTAATGTCCTCATATACGGAAAGACTGGCACCGGAAAGACAGCGGTGGCCAAATATGTGGGAAAAGAACTGGAAGAGGCCAGCTTTGAAGATATGAAGTGCGTTGTGATCTACATCAACTGCGAGGTAGTCGATACCCAGTACAGGATTCTGGCCCACCTGGCAAGGCACTTCGACAGAGATATTCCGATGACCGGTTGGCCCACAGACCAGGTTTATGCAGAGTTTAGGAATGCCCTAGATGAGGAGAAGCAAGTTGTAGTGATAATGCTGGACGAGGTGGATAAATTGGTGCGAAAGGGAGACGATGTTCTCTATAACCTCTCCCGGGTAAACTCCGACCTCCTCCGATCGCGGGTGAGTATCATCGGCATATCCAATGACCTCAAGTTCACAGAGTTTCTTGATCCCAGGGTGAAGAGCTCTCTTGGTGAGGACGAGATCATCTTTCCGCCCTACGATGCTGAGCAGATAAGAGAGATCCTGGAACAGAGGGCCAATGTCGCATTCTGTTCCGGATCCTTGCAGGAGAGCGTAATACCTCTTTGCGCGGCATTCGCAGCTCAAGAGCATGGAGACGCCCGCCGAGCCCTTGACCTCTTGCGCATCTCTGGAGAGCTGGCGGAAAGGGCCCGATCTACTGTGGTCACGGAGGTTCATGTCCGCCAGGCCAGAGATAAGATAGAGCAGGATCGGGTAGAAGAAGTCATCAAGACCCTGCCCACCCAATCTAAGCTAGTGCTCTATAGCATCATTCTCTTAGAGGAGCAAGGAACGAGAAACATCACTACTAGTGCGGTCTACAATATGTACAAACAGCTCTGTCCTCTGGTAGAGACCGATTTTCTCACCCATCGCCGGATCACAGATCTCATTGCGGAGCTGGATATGCTTGGCATCTTGCATACCATTGTGATCAGTAAGGGCAGATATGGCCGGACCAAAGAGATAACATTGAGTGTGTACTCCGGCAAGCTCAAGTCAATACTGCAACAGGATTACCGGCTGAAGGATCTGACCAATGTCACTGTCCCCCAGCAAGCTCGTTTGGGGCTCTGA
- a CDS encoding UPF0147 family protein, with the protein MGGGSMTAENVLKQCVEVLERIMSDDAVPRNIRRSAESVKTILMDESVNEAIKAASAISILDEISNDPNIPLHTRTLIWNVASQLETIPVS; encoded by the coding sequence ATGGGTGGTGGTTCTATGACAGCTGAAAATGTCCTTAAGCAATGTGTTGAGGTATTAGAACGTATTATGAGCGATGATGCAGTCCCGAGGAATATCAGGCGCTCTGCAGAGAGCGTCAAGACCATCCTCATGGACGAGAGCGTAAACGAGGCGATAAAGGCCGCATCTGCCATTTCCATACTCGATGAGATAAGCAATGACCCTAATATTCCACTTCATACCAGAACCCTGATCTGGAATGTTGCTAGCCAGCTTGAGACCATACCAGTCAGCTAA
- a CDS encoding Sjogren's syndrome/scleroderma autoantigen 1 family protein has protein sequence MEEDEVLSKITRLLERGCTMLATHHDCGAPLFRCQGEIVCPVCSFQDEQVHGEQLSGAGREAPEPSGSEEDRPDHEPGMPLLQAAGKSLPGGTRSTGPFDEERMDGGLMEAKAGLRASLIARLDELSAGIRSEQDLDRLKKMLDCAEGLLRVLRSM, from the coding sequence ATGGAAGAAGATGAAGTACTCAGCAAGATAACCAGGCTTCTTGAGAGGGGATGCACAATGCTGGCTACGCACCATGACTGCGGAGCGCCCCTATTTCGCTGTCAGGGAGAGATAGTCTGCCCGGTCTGTTCATTTCAGGATGAGCAGGTCCATGGTGAGCAGCTTTCCGGAGCTGGAAGAGAGGCTCCGGAGCCTTCGGGATCAGAAGAGGATCGGCCGGATCACGAGCCCGGTATGCCTCTCTTGCAGGCGGCAGGGAAGAGTTTGCCTGGCGGAACGAGGAGTACGGGCCCCTTTGATGAGGAGAGGATGGATGGCGGGCTTATGGAGGCGAAGGCTGGGCTGCGCGCATCATTGATCGCGCGGCTGGACGAGCTCTCTGCAGGCATAAGATCTGAGCAGGATCTGGATAGGCTGAAAAAGATGCTGGACTGTGCAGAAGGACTGCTGCGTGTGCTCCGATCGATGTGA